The Ipomoea triloba cultivar NCNSP0323 chromosome 4, ASM357664v1 DNA segment GCTGTGAAATGGTCTCCCTCGATAGCGACGGTGGCGGTCTGGTAAGTGCCAATGCCATCAACGTAGTTCTTGTTCCCGGTGATTTTGGTCTTGGTAGGACCGTCGCCGATGAAGACAACGTGGCTCATAGTCCTGGGAACAACCACGTACTCATTGTACACTCCAGCTTTGATCTTGATAACGTAGGTGGCATTAATGTTCTTAGGTGGCGCCGGCGCGTTTTTAATAGCGTCATTGATGCTCTTAAAATCCCCGCTGCCGTCCTTCGCCACCACAACATTGGGTTTAATGGAACCCGGGTTGGCATCGAGAAGGCGGCGAGCGGTGGCGTCTATAAACGACGGGAAACCATGTTTGTCCGACAACAAGCGGCGGCTGTTGGTGGTTTCCAACGTGCTGGCAGCTTCAGTGAAGTGAGTAATTATGGCGAGGCCATTGCTGGTAAGCTCACCGGAAATCTTGAGTAGATTTTTCATTTTGTCGCCGGTGTCGCCTGTAGTGTTTTCGAAAGCGTCGAGGCAAGTCTCCTGTTGGGTAATGGCACCGCTGAGCCAGACCTTGAGATCATTGGCGTATTCTAGGATGTTGTTGACGTCGAAATCACCTGCGGCGTCGTATGATTTTTCGAGATCGCCGATGGAGTTGTTCAAGAGGGTCTTGCAGAGATCAAGCGCGTCCGATGTCCTTGGATCTTTAGCGGCTTTCTTGAGTAGAGCTGACCGAGAAATGGCGTCGCTTATATTCTTCATGGTGACTTGGAAAGCCGTTTTAAGCAGTTCTTTGGGGTCGTTGGTGTTTGCAGCGCCGGATAAGCTGTTCTTGCATGTCTCCTTGTAATCTGTTGGGGCGCAAATGGCATCCACCTCCTTGGTGGTACTTGTTACCTCGTATGAGCCGGCCTTGTTTGTGAGGGAGACAGTGGCGGCCACCACACAAGCCACCAGCAGAATGGATGCCACTCCGGCGATGGCtacctttttatttttgtcccCATCGCCCATTTTTTATTGAGCAGAGACCAGGGGGAGGCCGGAATTATTCGAAAGCCTTAGAAGGGCTTTGAAAAGTTGAATTCCCCTGGGCTCTGATGATTTGAAACTGCAGGCGACACCATTTATAGCCTTGAGAAATGGACGAACTAACCTATAATAATGGGAAGCCAGATATCATTTTTTGAGGGATTTAAGGTTACAGTTTCAGAAAATTAAGACCGATCcggtaaattaaataaaatacgtACGTACGAGGTTGTTAAGGGATAAATGATGGATAAAATTGCAATGTATCAGTTGGTCGACGAGGTAGTTTTCATCTATGGCAatcaatttatatgtttaatttgttggtttCACAACTACTAGGTAATCCGTCAGCAGGCAAATACTAGCATAATCAATGCGAGAATAGTGTGACGAGAGTGATT contains these protein-coding regions:
- the LOC116017524 gene encoding pectinesterase-like — its product is MGDGDKNKKVAIAGVASILLVACVVAATVSLTNKAGSYEVTSTTKEVDAICAPTDYKETCKNSLSGAANTNDPKELLKTAFQVTMKNISDAISRSALLKKAAKDPRTSDALDLCKTLLNNSIGDLEKSYDAAGDFDVNNILEYANDLKVWLSGAITQQETCLDAFENTTGDTGDKMKNLLKISGELTSNGLAIITHFTEAASTLETTNSRRLLSDKHGFPSFIDATARRLLDANPGSIKPNVVVAKDGSGDFKSINDAIKNAPAPPKNINATYVIKIKAGVYNEYVVVPRTMSHVVFIGDGPTKTKITGNKNYVDGIGTYQTATVAIEGDHFTARDIGFENSAGANKHQAVALRVSADHAIFSNCAIDAYQDTLYAHAYRHYYRDCSISGTIDFIFGDASAVFQNCKMIVRKPLQNQACMVTAQGRMERRGVGAIVLHNCEILPAPELKTVHPPAQVFLGRPWKQYARTLIAESFIDGFIAPEGWAPWNGNFALDTLWYAEYQNRGPGSDTSKRVNWKGYLKNISPQEVSKFSAGVYIQADQWIKPTGISYDSA